In Electrophorus electricus isolate fEleEle1 chromosome 14, fEleEle1.pri, whole genome shotgun sequence, a single window of DNA contains:
- the zc3h7bb gene encoding zinc finger CCCH domain-containing protein 7B isoform X1, which yields MDPERLKRKEEIEKALGFIQSSLPFPDPEGYEAFLTQLVCNLLDEGNTVFRDGDWRQAAMHYSEGVNVARYAQSEALVIPPELLESLYVNRAAAHYNLGEYERGVQDCDSALCVSEGSRRALYRKALCLRELGRLREAYECGTGCLLTAPHDRQVTELAKDLATKLGLKIRKAYVSPQVESATSRPDSNGETTPSAGETSPNGLDSLTDIGSDLSSAQCIPAPLATPIPVSDDPPMSSLGPIVPQESPESPSQGPAGRVQYSVPVSEHMGECVMNEDLDSLLENIPKGAEDSVNPVQGAIPTNLPNTAVGLRASYPSGLPPTSTPAYFGSAVSPLTQLDAFSALGHNESSPGALESLIPFSSGAGDSAGRARAGSLGAEGLDSLSEYTLPAGRIPTSFIPGLRNHSVIHTNGLAATNLSLLSRNPLAATHEFRQACNACYSRIGPRVMDYKYQPEAAHRCKRDVLLCRFKSSEDTTWKRIRPRPARNNFLGAFVLCKEVQERQECQYGENCTFAYCQEEIDVWTQERKGALSRELLFDPLGTNERRALSVTRLLQIHMGMFMFLCEECFDSKPRIISKRSKENLGVCSNLTARHPFDDNKCLVHVVRSANVRYSKIRPLHPLCQFDVCRHEVRYGCQREDSCSFAHSVIELKCWVLQQDTGITHEEMVQESKRHWQRLEQNAQRQKPMHVPHQTSSSTCSSNTISTSGVGSTGVVGGGGDSIGGGVSGGGSCGRSRGLNLKMKFVCGQCWREGQVNEPDKALKYCTAKAKHSWTKERRVLLVKSFEKKKWVVVRPLPFSRTYPQQYDMCVHVMKQKKCHYIGNCSFAHSLEERDVWTYMKNNSLRDMQQMYELWLSLTNQNRRSDGTLMTPPPDEKQNTMPTDYTESMAGRRLSGSGDL from the exons ATGGATCCTGAGAGACTGAAGCGCAAGGAAGAGATAGAGAAGGCCCTGGGGTTCATTCA GTCATCATTACCTTTCCCTGACCCTGAAGGTTATGAG GCATTTTTGACTCAGTTAGTGTGCAATTTGTTGGATGAAGGTAACACGGTGTTTCGCGATGGAGACTGGAGGCAAGCTGCCATGCACTACAGTGAGGGTGTGAACGTAGCCCGCTATGCCCAGTCTGAAGCGTTGGTGATTCCTCCAGAACTCCTGGAGAGTCTCTATGTTAACAGAGCAGCTGCACACTACAACCTT GGGGAGTATGAGCGGGGCGTGCAGGACTGTGACAGCgcgctgtgtgtgtctgagggcaGTCGCAGGGCGCTCTACAGGAAGGCTCTGTGCCTGAGGGAGCTGGGCCGTTTAAGAGAGGCCTACGAGTGTGGCACTGGCTGTCTGCTCACAGCCCCTCAT GACAGACAAGTTACTGAGTTGGCTAAGGATCTTGCCACCAAACTTGGCCTGAAAATCCGGAAGGCATACGTCAGCCCGCAG GTTGAATCTGCAACATCTAGGCCAGACAGTAACGGTGAAACTACTCCTTCTGCGGGGGAG ACGTCCCCAAATGGTCTCGACTCTTTGACAGACATTGGCTCAG ATTTGTCCAGTGCTCAGTGCATCCCTGCTCCTTTGGCCACCCCAATCCCAGTCAGCGATGATCCTCCCATGTCATCGCTGGGTCCCATAGTGCCCCAGGAGAGCCCAGAGAGCCCAAGCCAGGGGCCCGCAGGTCGGGTGCAGtactctgtgcctgtgtctgagCACATGGGTGAATGTGTAATGAACGAGGATCTGGACAGTCTGCTGGAAAACATTCCTAAAGGAGCTGAGGACAGCGTG AACCCTGTTCAGGGTGCCATCCCTACTAACCTTCCCAACACAGCAGTGGGTCTGCGTGCTTCCTACCCATCTGGTCTGccgcccacctccacccccgcTTACTTTGGCTCCGCTGTTAGCCCCCTCACTCAGCTAGATGCCTTCTCGGCGCTGGGCCACAACGAGAGCTCCCCTGGAGCCTTGGAGTCTCTGATTCCTTTCAGCTCTGGGGCAGGAGACTCTGCTGGCAGGGCCCGGGCTGGCTCGCTAGGTGCAGAGGGCCTTGACTCGCTGTCTGAGTACACATTGCCAG CAGGAAGAATCCCTACCAGTTTCATCCCTGGATTGCGAAATCATAGTGTCATCCATACA AATGGCTTGGCTGCCACCAACCTTTCCCTGTTGTCCCGGAACCCACTGGCGGCCACCCACGAGTTTAGGCAGGCCTGCAATGCCTGCTACAGCCGCATAG GTCCTCGGGTCATGGATTACAAGTATCAGCCTGAAGCAGCTCATCGCTGCAAGAGAGATGTCCTGCTCTGTCGCTTCAAATCATCCGAAGACACCACATGGAAGAGGATACGACCTCGCCCTGCCCGCAATAACTTCCTAGGAGCATTTGTGCTTTGCAAAG AGGTGCAGGAACGTCAGGAGTGCCAGTACGGGGAAAACTGCACTTTTGCCTATTGCCAGGAGGAGATCGATGTATGGACCCAGGAGAGGAAGGGAGCTTTGAGTCGAGAGCTCCTGTTCGACCCGCTGGGCACAAACGAGAGAAGAGCGCTCAGTGTCACCCGCCTACTACAGATTCACATGGGCATGTttatgttcctctgtgag GAATGCTTTGACAGTAAGCCTCGGATTATAAGCAAGCGCAGTAAAGAGAACCTGGGAGTCTGCTCCAACCTTACAGCAAGACATCCTTTTGATGATAATAA GTGCCTGGTGCACGTGGTCCGCTCTGCTAACGTGCGCTACAGTAAGATTCGGCCCCTGCACCCTCTGTGCCAGTTTGACGTGTGTCGCCATGAGGTACGCTATGGCTGCCAGCGGGAAGACAGTTGCTCCTTCGCTCACTCGGTCATTGAGCTGAAGTGCTGGGTGCTGCAGCAGGATACGG GTATCACCCATGAGGAAATGGTGCAGGAATCTAAGAGACACTGGCAAAGACTGGAACAGAATGCACAAAGGCAGAAG CCCATGCATGTGCCTCATCAGACCAGCAGCAGCACGTGTAGCAGCAACACCATCAGCACCTCCGGTGTCGGAAGCACAGGGGTGGTCGGAGGGGGCGGGGACAGCATTGGGGGCGGAGTGTCAGGAGGAGGCAGCTGTGGCCGGAGCCGCGGGCTCAACCTGAAGATGAAGTTCGTGTGCGGCCAGTGCTGGAGGGAGGGCCAAGTCAATGAACCGGACAAAGcactgaaatactgcacagCCAAAGCCAAACACAG CTGGACAAAAGAGCGCCGGGTGCTATTGGTAAAATCGTTTGAGAAGAAAAAGTGGGTCGTAGTACGgcctctgcctttctctcgGACGTACCCCCAGCAGTATGAC atgTGTGTCCATGTGATGAAACAGAAGAAGTGCCACTATATTGGGAACTGCTCTTTTGCGCACAGTTTGGAAGAGCGAGATGTGTGGACCTACATGAAGAACAATAGTT TGAGAGATATGCAACAGATGTATGAATTGTGGCTgtcactgaccaatcagaaccGTCGTTCAGATGGCACCCTCATGACTCCACCCCCTGATGAAAAACAGAATACTATGCCAACTGACTACACTGAGTCAATG GCTGGGAGGCGGTTGTCTGGAAGTGGGGATCTGTGA
- the zc3h7bb gene encoding zinc finger CCCH domain-containing protein 7B isoform X2, which translates to MDPERLKRKEEIEKALGFIQSSLPFPDPEGYEAFLTQLVCNLLDEGNTVFRDGDWRQAAMHYSEGVNVARYAQSEALVIPPELLESLYVNRAAAHYNLGEYERGVQDCDSALCVSEGSRRALYRKALCLRELGRLREAYECGTGCLLTAPHDRQVTELAKDLATKLGLKIRKAYVSPQVESATSRPDSNGETTPSAGETSPNGLDSLTDIGSDLSSAQCIPAPLATPIPVSDDPPMSSLGPIVPQESPESPSQGPAGRVQYSVPVSEHMGECVMNEDLDSLLENIPKGAEDSVNPVQGAIPTNLPNTAVGLRASYPSGLPPTSTPAYFGSAVSPLTQLDAFSALGHNESSPGALESLIPFSSGAGDSAGRARAGSLGAEGLDSLSEYTLPAGRIPTSFIPGLRNHSVIHTNGLAATNLSLLSRNPLAATHEFRQACNACYSRIGPRVMDYKYQPEAAHRCKRDVLLCRFKSSEDTTWKRIRPRPARNNFLGAFVLCKEVQERQECQYGENCTFAYCQEEIDVWTQERKGALSRELLFDPLGTNERRALSVTRLLQIHMGMFMFLCEECFDSKPRIISKRSKENLGVCSNLTARHPFDDNKCLVHVVRSANVRYSKIRPLHPLCQFDVCRHEVRYGCQREDSCSFAHSVIELKCWVLQQDTGITHEEMVQESKRHWQRLEQNAQRQKTSSSTCSSNTISTSGVGSTGVVGGGGDSIGGGVSGGGSCGRSRGLNLKMKFVCGQCWREGQVNEPDKALKYCTAKAKHSWTKERRVLLVKSFEKKKWVVVRPLPFSRTYPQQYDMCVHVMKQKKCHYIGNCSFAHSLEERDVWTYMKNNSLRDMQQMYELWLSLTNQNRRSDGTLMTPPPDEKQNTMPTDYTESMAGRRLSGSGDL; encoded by the exons ATGGATCCTGAGAGACTGAAGCGCAAGGAAGAGATAGAGAAGGCCCTGGGGTTCATTCA GTCATCATTACCTTTCCCTGACCCTGAAGGTTATGAG GCATTTTTGACTCAGTTAGTGTGCAATTTGTTGGATGAAGGTAACACGGTGTTTCGCGATGGAGACTGGAGGCAAGCTGCCATGCACTACAGTGAGGGTGTGAACGTAGCCCGCTATGCCCAGTCTGAAGCGTTGGTGATTCCTCCAGAACTCCTGGAGAGTCTCTATGTTAACAGAGCAGCTGCACACTACAACCTT GGGGAGTATGAGCGGGGCGTGCAGGACTGTGACAGCgcgctgtgtgtgtctgagggcaGTCGCAGGGCGCTCTACAGGAAGGCTCTGTGCCTGAGGGAGCTGGGCCGTTTAAGAGAGGCCTACGAGTGTGGCACTGGCTGTCTGCTCACAGCCCCTCAT GACAGACAAGTTACTGAGTTGGCTAAGGATCTTGCCACCAAACTTGGCCTGAAAATCCGGAAGGCATACGTCAGCCCGCAG GTTGAATCTGCAACATCTAGGCCAGACAGTAACGGTGAAACTACTCCTTCTGCGGGGGAG ACGTCCCCAAATGGTCTCGACTCTTTGACAGACATTGGCTCAG ATTTGTCCAGTGCTCAGTGCATCCCTGCTCCTTTGGCCACCCCAATCCCAGTCAGCGATGATCCTCCCATGTCATCGCTGGGTCCCATAGTGCCCCAGGAGAGCCCAGAGAGCCCAAGCCAGGGGCCCGCAGGTCGGGTGCAGtactctgtgcctgtgtctgagCACATGGGTGAATGTGTAATGAACGAGGATCTGGACAGTCTGCTGGAAAACATTCCTAAAGGAGCTGAGGACAGCGTG AACCCTGTTCAGGGTGCCATCCCTACTAACCTTCCCAACACAGCAGTGGGTCTGCGTGCTTCCTACCCATCTGGTCTGccgcccacctccacccccgcTTACTTTGGCTCCGCTGTTAGCCCCCTCACTCAGCTAGATGCCTTCTCGGCGCTGGGCCACAACGAGAGCTCCCCTGGAGCCTTGGAGTCTCTGATTCCTTTCAGCTCTGGGGCAGGAGACTCTGCTGGCAGGGCCCGGGCTGGCTCGCTAGGTGCAGAGGGCCTTGACTCGCTGTCTGAGTACACATTGCCAG CAGGAAGAATCCCTACCAGTTTCATCCCTGGATTGCGAAATCATAGTGTCATCCATACA AATGGCTTGGCTGCCACCAACCTTTCCCTGTTGTCCCGGAACCCACTGGCGGCCACCCACGAGTTTAGGCAGGCCTGCAATGCCTGCTACAGCCGCATAG GTCCTCGGGTCATGGATTACAAGTATCAGCCTGAAGCAGCTCATCGCTGCAAGAGAGATGTCCTGCTCTGTCGCTTCAAATCATCCGAAGACACCACATGGAAGAGGATACGACCTCGCCCTGCCCGCAATAACTTCCTAGGAGCATTTGTGCTTTGCAAAG AGGTGCAGGAACGTCAGGAGTGCCAGTACGGGGAAAACTGCACTTTTGCCTATTGCCAGGAGGAGATCGATGTATGGACCCAGGAGAGGAAGGGAGCTTTGAGTCGAGAGCTCCTGTTCGACCCGCTGGGCACAAACGAGAGAAGAGCGCTCAGTGTCACCCGCCTACTACAGATTCACATGGGCATGTttatgttcctctgtgag GAATGCTTTGACAGTAAGCCTCGGATTATAAGCAAGCGCAGTAAAGAGAACCTGGGAGTCTGCTCCAACCTTACAGCAAGACATCCTTTTGATGATAATAA GTGCCTGGTGCACGTGGTCCGCTCTGCTAACGTGCGCTACAGTAAGATTCGGCCCCTGCACCCTCTGTGCCAGTTTGACGTGTGTCGCCATGAGGTACGCTATGGCTGCCAGCGGGAAGACAGTTGCTCCTTCGCTCACTCGGTCATTGAGCTGAAGTGCTGGGTGCTGCAGCAGGATACGG GTATCACCCATGAGGAAATGGTGCAGGAATCTAAGAGACACTGGCAAAGACTGGAACAGAATGCACAAAGGCAGAAG ACCAGCAGCAGCACGTGTAGCAGCAACACCATCAGCACCTCCGGTGTCGGAAGCACAGGGGTGGTCGGAGGGGGCGGGGACAGCATTGGGGGCGGAGTGTCAGGAGGAGGCAGCTGTGGCCGGAGCCGCGGGCTCAACCTGAAGATGAAGTTCGTGTGCGGCCAGTGCTGGAGGGAGGGCCAAGTCAATGAACCGGACAAAGcactgaaatactgcacagCCAAAGCCAAACACAG CTGGACAAAAGAGCGCCGGGTGCTATTGGTAAAATCGTTTGAGAAGAAAAAGTGGGTCGTAGTACGgcctctgcctttctctcgGACGTACCCCCAGCAGTATGAC atgTGTGTCCATGTGATGAAACAGAAGAAGTGCCACTATATTGGGAACTGCTCTTTTGCGCACAGTTTGGAAGAGCGAGATGTGTGGACCTACATGAAGAACAATAGTT TGAGAGATATGCAACAGATGTATGAATTGTGGCTgtcactgaccaatcagaaccGTCGTTCAGATGGCACCCTCATGACTCCACCCCCTGATGAAAAACAGAATACTATGCCAACTGACTACACTGAGTCAATG GCTGGGAGGCGGTTGTCTGGAAGTGGGGATCTGTGA
- the tefa gene encoding TEF transcription factor, PAR bZIP family member a, with amino-acid sequence MSAEHTTDAVREEDTAKPAAFPVVLKKIMKNSPPNLLECDDESDKEKLSEDDVECGGVSGLGQSAALTPAIWDKTIPYDGTAFHLEYMDLEEFLMENGIPPSEEVQQESSQLTPEKLPTVIPKAEPAPSAPVSLLPVMELDQCEEEVITSTVSNSDPTEAKAGTAAVKHRLMPEPIHPEEIEVEVNFELDPTDLVLSSVPGGELFNPRKHRFTEEELRPQPMMKKAKKTFVPEEQKDEKYWQRRKKNNIAAKRSRDARRLKENQITVRAAFLERENAALRQELAQLRKHFGGCKNIVARYLAKYGPLEETRNGKD; translated from the exons ATGTCAGCGGAGCACACGACCGATGCTGTGCGTGAAGAAGACACAGCAAAGCCAGCTGCATTTCCAGtggttttaaagaaaataatgaaaaattctCCACCGAATTTGTTAGAATGTGACGACG AAAGTGACAAAGAGAAGCTTTCAGAAGATGACgtggagtgtggaggagtgAGTGGATTAGGACAGTCTGCTGCCTTGACCCCTGCTATCTGGGATAAGACAATTCCTTACGATGGCACAGCCTTCCATCTGGAATACATGGATCTGGAGGAATTTCTTATGGAGAATGGTATTCCTCCTTCTGAAGAAGTCCAACAGGAGAGTTCCCAGCTGACACCTGAAAAGCTTCCCACCGTCATCCCAAAGGCAGAACCTGCCCCTTCGGCTCCCGTGTCTCTTCTGCCAGTCATGGAACTGGACCAGTGTGAGGAAGAGGTGATCACAAGCACTGTATCAAATTCTGACCCAACAGAGGCAAAAGCAG GTACAGCTGCGGTCAAGCATAGGCTGATGCCAGAGCCTATTCATCCAGAAGAGATTGAGGTAGAGGTGAACTTTGAGCTAGACCCCACAGATCTTGTCCTCTCCAGTGTACCTGGAGGAGAGCTCTTCAACCCTCGCAAACATCGGTTCACAGAGGAAGAACTCAGACCACAGCCCATGATGAAGAAAGCCAAGAAAACATTTGTGCCTGAAGAAcagaag GATGAGAAATATTggcagagaaggaaaaagaacaaCATTGCAGCTAAACGCTCGCGGGATGCCCGACGTCTGAAGGAGAACCAGATCACGGTCCGTGCAGCCTTCCTGGAGCGGGAGAACGCCGCTCTGAGACAGGAGTTGGCCCAACTGCGCAAGCACTTTGGAGGCTGCAAGAACATTGTGGCTCGCTACTTAGCCAAATATGGCCCACTGGAAGAGACCCGTAATGGCAAGGACTAG